One uncultured Alphaproteobacteria bacterium genomic region harbors:
- a CDS encoding Uncharacterized paraquat-inducible protein A — translation MSESVSDLVACPHCDALYRRRALAPGEKARCGRCGATLYKAPGVLTPDRLLALVTAALIAWTIANALPIVRLSAGGISHTTTLIGAIGVLWTEGRGLTATLAFATALAFPAIELVALFAVLVAIRTRPGAPLVAVLLRSIQAVRPWGMIEVFMLGVVVALVKISHTAQVVPGPALWAFAALTVLLALIVSYDLRRLWSLRRVEDGS, via the coding sequence ATGTCCGAGTCCGTTTCCGATCTCGTCGCCTGCCCGCATTGCGACGCCCTCTACCGCCGCCGCGCCCTCGCGCCCGGCGAAAAGGCGCGCTGCGGCCGTTGCGGCGCGACCCTCTACAAGGCCCCGGGCGTGCTCACCCCCGACCGCCTGCTGGCGCTGGTGACCGCCGCGCTGATCGCCTGGACGATCGCCAACGCGCTGCCGATCGTGCGCCTCTCGGCGGGCGGCATCAGCCACACCACCACCCTGATCGGCGCGATCGGCGTGCTCTGGACCGAGGGCCGCGGCCTCACCGCGACCCTCGCCTTCGCCACCGCGCTCGCGTTTCCGGCGATCGAACTCGTCGCCCTGTTCGCGGTTCTGGTCGCGATCCGCACCCGCCCCGGCGCGCCGCTGGTGGCGGTGCTGCTGCGCAGCATCCAGGCGGTGCGGCCGTGGGGGATGATCGAGGTGTTCATGCTCGGCGTCGTCGTCGCCCTGGTCAAGATCTCCCACACCGCGCAGGTGGTGCCCGGCCCGGCGCTGTGGGCGTTCGCCGCGCTCACCGTGCTGCTGGCGCTGATCGTTTCCTACGACCTGCGGCGGCTCTGGAGCCTGCGCCGGGTGGAGGACGGATCGTGA
- the queC gene encoding 7-cyano-7-deazaguanine synthase → MNEGALVLFSGGQDSATCLAWALERFARVETVGFDYRQRHSVELDVRRRFLPELRALFPQWGDRLGEDTLLDAGALAAIGHTAMIETIAIEMGENGLPNTFVPGRNILFLTLAAAVAYRRGLKHIVTGVCETDYSGYPDCRDDTIKAVQVALNLGMESRFVVHTPLMWIDKAGTWALAMELGGRALVDLINRGTHSCYVGDHDTRNDWGYGCGECPACRLRADGWRRWLDGV, encoded by the coding sequence ATGAACGAAGGCGCACTGGTTCTGTTTTCCGGCGGGCAGGACTCCGCCACCTGCCTCGCGTGGGCGCTCGAACGCTTCGCGCGGGTGGAGACGGTCGGTTTCGACTACCGCCAGCGTCACAGCGTCGAGCTCGACGTGCGGCGGCGCTTCCTGCCCGAGCTGCGCGCGCTGTTCCCGCAGTGGGGCGACCGCCTGGGCGAGGATACCCTCCTCGACGCCGGGGCGCTCGCCGCGATCGGCCACACCGCGATGATCGAAACCATCGCCATCGAGATGGGCGAGAACGGCCTGCCCAACACCTTCGTGCCCGGGCGCAACATCCTGTTCCTCACCCTCGCGGCGGCGGTGGCCTATCGCCGCGGCCTCAAGCACATCGTCACCGGGGTGTGCGAGACCGACTATTCGGGCTATCCCGATTGCCGCGACGACACCATCAAGGCGGTGCAGGTGGCGCTCAACCTCGGCATGGAGAGCCGCTTCGTCGTCCACACTCCGCTGATGTGGATCGACAAGGCGGGAACCTGGGCGCTGGCGATGGAGTTGGGCGGACGCGCCCTGGTGGATCTGATCAATCGCGGCACCCACTCCTGCTACGTCGGCGACCACGATACCCGCAACGACTGGGGCTACGGCTGCGGCGAGTGCCCGGCGTGCCGCCTGCGCGCCGACGGCTGGCGGCGCTGGCTGGACGGGGTCTGA
- the queE gene encoding 7-carboxy-7-deazaguanine synthase: protein MYRVKEIFHTLQGEGAHAGRAAVFCRFAGCNLWSGREKDRERAVCRFCDTDFLGTDGPGGGDFATPEALAAAVAACWEDSSDASGAPYVVCTGGEPLLQLDAPLIAALHAAGFAVAVETNGSRAAPPGLDWICVSPKAGAPLVQTAGDEFKLVWPQPAFDPQALAALAFDHFFLQPMDGPDAAANLSACVAYCRAHPRWRLSLQTHKLIGIP, encoded by the coding sequence ATGTATCGGGTCAAGGAAATCTTCCACACCCTCCAGGGCGAGGGCGCGCACGCCGGACGCGCCGCGGTATTCTGCCGCTTCGCCGGGTGCAACTTGTGGAGCGGCCGCGAGAAGGACCGGGAGCGGGCGGTCTGCCGCTTCTGCGACACCGACTTTCTCGGCACCGACGGCCCCGGCGGCGGCGATTTCGCCACCCCCGAAGCGCTGGCGGCGGCGGTGGCGGCGTGTTGGGAGGATTCTTCCGACGCGTCCGGCGCGCCCTACGTCGTCTGCACCGGCGGCGAGCCGCTGCTGCAACTCGACGCGCCGCTGATCGCGGCGCTGCACGCCGCAGGGTTCGCGGTGGCGGTGGAGACCAACGGCAGCCGCGCCGCGCCGCCCGGGCTCGACTGGATCTGCGTTTCCCCCAAGGCGGGCGCGCCGCTGGTGCAGACCGCGGGCGACGAGTTCAAGCTGGTGTGGCCGCAGCCCGCCTTCGATCCGCAGGCCCTCGCGGCGCTTGCGTTCGACCATTTTTTCCTGCAACCGATGGACGGACCCGACGCGGCGGCCAATCTTTCCGCCTGCGTCGCCTATTGCCGGGCGCATCCGCGCTGGCGGCTGTCGCTGCAGACCCACAAGCTGATCGGGATTCCATGA
- a CDS encoding 6-pyruvoyl-tetrahydropterin synthase, which yields MTLYHVTRRIGIDAGHRIRTHGSKCRNLHGHRYEIEATCAAPQPHAGGEQDGMVIDFGFLKEEMLEVIDAACDHGFIAELADDAVLEMLCPADAGFLDWKARIADAVGADGYALTHETRLGTKLYVIASTPTAEALAAHWFSRLAPRVAARSGGLARLVNLRVWETPNCHADYSA from the coding sequence ATGACCCTCTATCACGTCACCCGCCGCATCGGCATCGATGCCGGCCACCGCATCCGCACCCACGGCTCGAAATGCCGCAACCTCCACGGCCACCGCTACGAGATCGAGGCCACCTGCGCCGCGCCCCAGCCCCATGCGGGCGGCGAGCAGGACGGCATGGTGATCGATTTCGGCTTCCTCAAGGAGGAGATGCTGGAGGTGATCGACGCCGCTTGCGACCACGGCTTCATCGCCGAGCTCGCCGACGACGCGGTGCTGGAGATGCTCTGCCCGGCGGATGCCGGGTTCCTCGACTGGAAGGCGCGGATCGCCGACGCGGTGGGGGCCGACGGCTACGCCCTCACTCACGAGACGCGTCTCGGCACCAAGCTCTACGTGATCGCCTCCACCCCCACCGCCGAGGCGCTGGCGGCGCACTGGTTCTCCCGCCTCGCGCCGCGGGTCGCGGCGCGTTCCGGCGGGCTCGCCCGGCTCGTCAACCTGCGGGTCTGGGAAACCCCCAACTGTCACGCCGACTATTCCGCCTGA
- a CDS encoding putative threonine efflux protein (Evidence 3 : Function proposed based on presence of conserved amino acid motif, structural feature or limited homology), whose product MTSVATFALLWMVAVVTPGPNVLLITGTALDSSRRVAAWTVAGVLVGTVCWGLAGFFGVGLLFGAAPWLYVGLKIAGGTYIAYLGAKLIFRKSGPLDDAIAVGRGSGRRAFRRGLTTQLSNPKSGAFVATIFAATMPREAPLSAGLAAIAIMVTISGGFYGLWIWGLGRDWIRARYLRARRAVERATGALFVLFGINIAISR is encoded by the coding sequence ATGACTTCGGTGGCGACGTTTGCGCTGTTGTGGATGGTCGCGGTGGTGACGCCGGGGCCGAACGTGCTGCTGATCACCGGCACCGCCCTCGATTCCTCGCGCCGCGTCGCGGCGTGGACGGTGGCGGGGGTTCTGGTGGGCACGGTGTGCTGGGGCCTCGCCGGGTTCTTCGGCGTCGGCCTGCTGTTCGGCGCCGCGCCGTGGCTCTATGTCGGTCTCAAGATCGCGGGCGGAACCTATATCGCCTATCTCGGCGCGAAGCTGATCTTCCGCAAATCCGGCCCCCTCGACGACGCGATCGCGGTCGGCCGCGGGTCCGGCCGGCGGGCGTTCCGCCGCGGGCTGACGACGCAGCTCTCCAACCCCAAGAGCGGCGCGTTCGTCGCCACCATCTTCGCCGCGACGATGCCGCGCGAGGCGCCCCTGAGCGCCGGGCTGGCGGCGATCGCGATCATGGTGACGATCTCGGGCGGCTTCTACGGCCTCTGGATCTGGGGCCTCGGCCGCGACTGGATCCGCGCCCGCTACCTGCGCGCGCGCCGCGCCGTCGAACGCGCCACCGGCGCGCTGTTCGTGCTCTTCGGCATCAACATCGCGATCTCGCGCTGA
- a CDS encoding conserved hypothetical protein (Evidence 4 : Homologs of previously reported genes of unknown function) — translation MTTPLLDRTFASTLDAVIAEFSAQPGARLDAWVFDDLAARRAAEAALAQAGVAARIRSAFKPLVHFFLEEAEPGFVRAEVGYPVHPAAPANRFLLEAYPLGALLPGVDVRFAAGTDDPLTYAVRLVYPDGATRAHRVFAPNREHADAVALPQLSPTGWLRATAADGRERDEPLATEIEQMFAAAVAAAAEWPERAAGAAPEQLRLAATLPWPDQPLGLDDEAIRLAEALHEDLYFSLLEVFQTRSGLALGDRTLQPGQIAPAVTVVPGAPTMRVSVRALDAAESTGNAVDMADPQEPPPPAQIAAELGKVGGAAFAATATSGRPVWARHREGSDAAVMISGGQHANEPSGIVGALRAAQALAARPEAHFTVHPLENPDGYALYRELIALSPGQMLHGARYTALGDDLEYRRTEPRFESAIRDEALRRARPNFHVNLHGYPAHEWCRPFTGYIPRGFAQWMLPRGFFFIVRHHPAWSGAAERLIHAVTKRVAAALPEVLALTERQRAASAPHAGETGFRVVNGFCCSISVDEAMAVPLKLTTEYPDESLRGPAFALACAAQAEATLAAYDAYQKIVG, via the coding sequence ATGACGACACCCCTGCTCGACCGCACCTTCGCTTCCACCCTCGACGCGGTGATCGCCGAATTCTCGGCGCAGCCGGGCGCCCGCCTCGACGCCTGGGTGTTCGACGACCTCGCCGCCCGCCGCGCCGCCGAGGCGGCGCTGGCGCAGGCCGGGGTCGCCGCGCGCATCCGCTCCGCGTTCAAGCCGCTGGTGCATTTCTTCCTCGAGGAGGCGGAGCCCGGCTTCGTCCGCGCCGAGGTCGGCTATCCGGTGCATCCGGCCGCGCCCGCCAACCGCTTCCTGCTCGAAGCGTATCCCCTCGGCGCGCTGCTGCCCGGAGTCGACGTGCGGTTCGCGGCGGGCACCGACGATCCGCTCACCTACGCCGTCCGCCTCGTCTACCCCGACGGCGCGACCCGCGCGCACCGCGTCTTCGCCCCCAACCGCGAGCATGCCGACGCGGTGGCGCTGCCGCAGCTCTCCCCCACCGGCTGGCTGCGCGCGACCGCCGCCGACGGACGGGAGCGCGACGAACCGCTCGCCACCGAAATCGAGCAGATGTTCGCCGCCGCCGTGGCCGCCGCCGCCGAATGGCCGGAGCGCGCGGCGGGCGCGGCGCCGGAACAACTGCGCCTCGCCGCCACGCTGCCGTGGCCCGACCAGCCCCTCGGCCTCGACGACGAGGCGATCCGCCTCGCCGAGGCGCTGCACGAGGACCTCTATTTCTCGCTGCTCGAAGTCTTTCAGACCCGCTCCGGCCTCGCCCTCGGCGACCGCACCCTCCAGCCCGGCCAGATCGCGCCCGCGGTGACGGTCGTCCCCGGTGCGCCGACGATGCGGGTGAGCGTGCGCGCGCTCGACGCCGCCGAGTCGACCGGCAACGCGGTCGACATGGCCGACCCGCAGGAGCCGCCGCCGCCCGCGCAGATCGCCGCCGAACTCGGCAAGGTCGGCGGCGCGGCGTTCGCGGCGACCGCGACGAGCGGCCGCCCGGTGTGGGCGCGCCACCGCGAGGGGAGCGACGCGGCGGTGATGATCTCGGGCGGCCAGCACGCCAACGAACCCTCGGGAATCGTCGGCGCGCTGCGCGCGGCGCAGGCCCTGGCGGCACGGCCGGAGGCGCATTTCACCGTCCATCCGCTCGAAAACCCCGACGGCTACGCCCTCTATCGCGAGCTGATCGCGCTCTCGCCCGGGCAGATGCTGCACGGCGCGCGCTACACCGCGCTGGGCGACGACCTCGAATACCGCCGCACCGAGCCGCGCTTCGAAAGCGCGATCCGCGACGAGGCGCTGCGCCGCGCCCGGCCGAACTTCCACGTCAACCTGCACGGCTACCCGGCGCACGAGTGGTGCCGCCCGTTCACCGGCTACATCCCGCGCGGGTTCGCGCAATGGATGCTGCCGCGCGGATTCTTCTTCATCGTCCGCCATCATCCGGCGTGGAGCGGCGCGGCGGAACGGCTGATCCACGCGGTGACGAAGCGCGTCGCCGCCGCCCTGCCCGAGGTTCTGGCGCTCACCGAACGCCAGCGCGCCGCCAGCGCGCCGCACGCGGGCGAGACCGGCTTCCGCGTCGTCAACGGGTTCTGCTGCTCGATCTCGGTGGACGAGGCGATGGCGGTGCCGCTCAAGCTGACCACCGAGTATCCCGACGAAAGCCTGCGCGGCCCCGCCTTCGCGCTCGCCTGCGCGGCGCAGGCGGAAGCGACCCTCGCCGCCTACGACGCCTACCAGAAGATCGTCGGATAG
- the appC gene encoding Oligopeptide transport system permease protein AppC: MRGFKSLEFILGATLVGGIGLAILLSGLLFPDGGESINLTARLTRPFVDWSHPLGTDPLGRDVLARVIVGGKISLKVGAFSVAGAVAAGVAMGLVSGYYRGVWDVIVMRFADVQLALPFILMAITFIAIFGAGLTNTIILLIVSQWVQYARLVRGSVLALREREFVLAAQAIGVPDRAILFGHLLPNLIGPVIVLMTLNVANNILLESSLTFLGLGVDPMIPSWGGMLADGRTYLQNAWWVSVFPGLAILLTVLGLNLLGDWLRDSLDPTGRTAR; this comes from the coding sequence ATGCGCGGCTTCAAGAGTCTGGAATTCATCCTCGGCGCGACCCTGGTGGGCGGCATCGGCCTCGCGATCCTGCTCTCCGGCCTGCTGTTCCCCGACGGCGGCGAGAGCATCAACCTGACGGCCCGCCTCACCCGGCCGTTCGTCGACTGGAGCCACCCGCTCGGCACCGATCCGCTCGGGCGCGACGTGCTGGCGCGGGTGATCGTCGGCGGCAAGATCTCGCTCAAGGTCGGCGCGTTCTCGGTCGCGGGAGCGGTGGCGGCGGGAGTGGCGATGGGGCTGGTTTCGGGCTACTACCGCGGCGTCTGGGACGTGATCGTGATGCGCTTCGCCGACGTGCAGCTGGCGCTCCCGTTCATCCTGATGGCGATCACCTTCATCGCGATCTTCGGCGCCGGACTCACCAACACCATCATCCTGCTGATCGTCTCCCAATGGGTACAGTACGCGCGACTGGTGCGCGGCTCGGTGCTGGCGCTGCGCGAGCGCGAGTTCGTGCTCGCCGCCCAGGCGATCGGCGTGCCCGACCGCGCGATTCTGTTCGGCCACCTGCTGCCCAACCTGATCGGCCCGGTGATCGTGCTGATGACCCTGAACGTCGCCAACAACATCCTCCTGGAGAGCAGCCTCACCTTCCTCGGCCTCGGCGTCGACCCGATGATCCCGAGCTGGGGCGGAATGCTTGCCGACGGCCGCACCTACCTTCAGAATGCGTGGTGGGTCAGCGTATTTCCGGGGCTCGCGATCCTGCTCACGGTGCTGGGGCTCAACCTCCTCGGCGACTGGCTGCGCGACAGCCTCGACCCCACCGGGAGGACCGCGCGATGA